A single region of the Eulemur rufifrons isolate Redbay chromosome 8, OSU_ERuf_1, whole genome shotgun sequence genome encodes:
- the ANKRD35 gene encoding ankyrin repeat domain-containing protein 35 isoform X2: MKRIFSCSSSQCVKVLLQHGANEDAVDAENRSPLHWAASSGCASSVLLLCDHEAFLDVLDNDGRTPLMIASLGGHAAICSQLLQRGARVNVTDKDDKSALILACEKGSAEVAELLLGHGADAGAVDRTGHDALHYALHTQDKALWRLLRQALNRRQRGGQRLVQYPDLASQASPSEPQLGSPPKSPWRAEPEEEQEEEEDEDPCSEEWKWKYEEEQRKVSQLEQELMRKTEECKTQAAAYLGLENQIREQVQELGLLLSQQPAAPRRRGPSLRPGGDGMEQGCPLDLLVEHIQELKKQQQVAATVNSTLAPRKAEDSAPGEVQYEVHGRFQPQEQGPPQSPRSETTGKTTEQQLTTSGGQTLGPDHTNPLPPGQKEMPQAPGVEPAGTVVEPVGIAAMDQLLLQLREEVAAVWREKDAARGALSRPILEGALGTPRAEAAAAAWEKMEARLERVLVRLDRAKAGLQVKPAQESREGAPKAAPGSIRENEEKEKRSPGARGEPLGAPGGEQTPGGGLAKGQLEKEVSTLRLSNSNLLEELGELGRERQRLQRELQSLSQRLQCEFVPKPEAQVQLQQLRQSVGLLTDELAMEKEATEKLRKRLASQSSGLRGLWDCLPPDLVGKGSARSTVAEPLEELHACISTLVDRHHEAQQVLARLEEENQQLRGSLAPGGEPGVSSRAPASPQVAALEQDLGKLEEELRVVQATMSGKSQEIGKLKQLLYQATEEVAELRAREAASLRQHEKTRGSLVAQAQAWGQELKALLEKYNTACQEMGRLREAMAEERRRNGELAAQAAEQEQQAREMRGRSEQFEKTAELLKEKMEHLIGACRDKEAKIKELLKKLEQLSEEVLAVRGENARLVLQLQDYQKNHEEIISTYRNHLLNAARGYMEQDVYDILLRILSIEEE; encoded by the exons ATGAAGCGCATCTTCTCCTGCTCCAGCTCACAG TGTGTCAAGGTCCTGCTTCAG CATGGTGCTAATGAAGATGCTGTGGATGCAGAAAACCGTAGTCCATTGCACTGGGCAG cctcctctggcTGTGCCTCAAGTGTGCTCCTGCTGTGTGACCACGAAGCCTTCCTGGACGTGTTGGATAAC GATGGACGCACACCCCTGATGATCGCATCGCTGGGCGGCCACGCAGCTATCTGCTCACAGTTGCTGCAGAGAGGCGCCCGAGTCAATGTGACAGACAAGGATGACAA GTCGGCTTTGATCCTGGCCTGTGAGAAAGGCAGTGCTGAGGTGGCGGAACTGCTCCTGGGCCACGGAGCAGATGCAGGGGCAGTGGACAGGACGGGGCACGATGCTCTGCACTATGCTCTGCACACGCAGGACAAGGCACTGTGGAGGCTGCTACGGCAGGCCTTGAACCGGCGGCAGAGGGGCG GTCAAAGGCTAGTCCAATACCCAGATCTTGCATCTCAG GCCTCTCCATCTGAGCCCCAGCTAGGTTCTCCACCTAAGAGCCCATGGAGAGCAGAGCccgaggaggagcaggaggaagaggaggatgaagatCCATGCTCAGAGGAGTGGAAGTGGAAGTATGAAGAGGAGCAGAGGAAAGTTTCTCAGTTGGAGCAGGAGCTGATGCGCAAAACAGAGGAGTGTAAGACTCAAGCTGCGGCCTACCTGGGCCTAGAGAACCAGATTCGAGAGCAGGTACAGGAGCTGGGGCTCCTCCTATCCCAACAGCCTGCAGCTCCACGAAGGCGGGGCCCTAGTCTAAGGCCTGGCGGGGATGGCATGGAGCAGGGCTGTCCCCTGGACCTGCTGGTGGAGCATATACAAGAGctgaagaagcagcagcaggtagCAGCCACAGTCAACTCAACATTAGCTCCCAGGAAAGCTGAGGATTCAGCCCCAGGAGAGGTTCAATATGAAGTCCATGGAAGGTTCCAACCACAAGAACAGGGGCCACCCCAGAGCCCAAGGTCTGAGACCACTGGGAAAACCACAGAACAGCAACTGACCACCAGTGGGGGACAGACCCTTGGCCCTGATCATACTAACCCGTTGCCTCCTGGCCAGAAGGAGatgccccaggccccaggggttGAACCAGCAGGCACAGTGGTTGAACCAGTGGGCATAGCAGCCATGGACCAGCTTCTGCTACAACTAAGGGAAGAGGTGGCTGCAGTTTGGCGAGAAAAGGATGCTGCCCGGGGGGCTTTGTCAAGACCAATCCTAGAGGGAGCCCTGGGGACTCCCCGGGCTGAGGCTGCAGCAGCTGCCTGGGAGAAGATGGAGGCCCGGTTGGAGCGGGTGCTGGTGAGGCTGGATCGGGCAAAGGCAGGACTACAGGTGAAACCTGCCCAGGAGTCCCGAGAGGGAGCCCCAAAGGCAGCCCCAGGGAGCATCAGAGAGaatgaagagaaggagaagaggtCTCCTGGGGCTCGAGGAGAACCTCTAGGGGCCCCTGGAGGAGAACAGACCCCAGGAGGAGGCCTGGCAAAGGGACAGCTGGAGAAGGAAGTGTCAACACTGAGACTGAGCAACAGTAACTTGCTGGAGGAGTTGGGGGAGCTGGGACGGGAGCGCCAGAGGTTGCAGAGGGAGCTGCAGTCCCTGAGCCAGCGGTTACAATGCGAGTTTGTGCCCAAGCCAGAGGCACAGGTTCAGCTACAGCAGTTGCGGCAGAGTGTGGGGCTACTGACAGATGAACTGGCCATGGAGAAGGAGGCCACAGAGAAGCTGCGGAAGcgcctggcctcccagagcagtGGGCTTCGAGGGCTGTGGGACTGCCTGCCCCCAGATCTAGTGGGCAAGGGGAGCGCACGGAGCACAGTGGCCGAGCCCTTGGAGGAGCTGCATGCCTGCATCAGTACCCTGGTGGACCGGCACCATGAGGCCCAGCAGGTGCTGGCGCGGCTGGAGGAGGAAAACCAGCAGCTGCGGGGGTCCCTGGCCCCAGGTGGGGAGCCAGGCGTCTCCTCAAGGGCCCCAGCATCCCCCCAAGTGGCTGCTCTGGAGCAAGACCTGGGGAAGCTGGAGGAAGAGCTGCGGGTGGTTCAGGCCACGATGAGTGGGAAGAGCCAGGAGATCGGGAAGCTGAAGCAGCTGCTCTACCAAGCCActgaggaagtggcagagctgagggcCCGGGAGGCTGCCAGCCTGCGGCAACATGAGAAAACTCGGGGTTCGCTggtggcccaggcccaggcttGGGGTCAGGAGCTAAAGGCCCTGCTGGAAAAATATAACACAGCCTGCCAGGAAATGGGTCGGCTGCGGGAGGCCATGGCTGAGGAGCGCCGCAGGAACGGCGAGCTGGCTGCTCAGGCCGCTGAGCAGGAGCAACAGGCCAGAGAGATGCGCGGGCGATCGGAGCAGTTTGAGAAAACAGCCGAGCTGCTGAAAGAGAAGATGGAGCATCTCATTGGCGCTTGCCGGGACAAGGAGGCCAAG ATCAAGGAGCTGTTGAAGAAGCTGGAGCAGCTTTCAGAGGAGGTTCTAGCAGTTCGGGGAGAAAATGCTCGCCTTGTCCTGCAGCTGCAG GATTACCAGAAGAACCATGAAGAGATCATCTCCACCTATAGGAATCATCTGCTGAATGCTGCTCGG GGCTACATGGAACAGGATGTGTACGATATCCTACTGCGAATCCTCAGCATAGAAGAGGAGTGA
- the ANKRD35 gene encoding ankyrin repeat domain-containing protein 35 isoform X1, producing MKRIFSCSSSQVAVERWNRRDQKLLEAVQRGDVGRVAALASRKSARPTKLDSNGQSPFHLAASKGLTECLTILLANGADINSKNEDGSTALHLATISCQPQCVKVLLQHGANEDAVDAENRSPLHWAASSGCASSVLLLCDHEAFLDVLDNDGRTPLMIASLGGHAAICSQLLQRGARVNVTDKDDKSALILACEKGSAEVAELLLGHGADAGAVDRTGHDALHYALHTQDKALWRLLRQALNRRQRGGQRLVQYPDLASQASPSEPQLGSPPKSPWRAEPEEEQEEEEDEDPCSEEWKWKYEEEQRKVSQLEQELMRKTEECKTQAAAYLGLENQIREQVQELGLLLSQQPAAPRRRGPSLRPGGDGMEQGCPLDLLVEHIQELKKQQQVAATVNSTLAPRKAEDSAPGEVQYEVHGRFQPQEQGPPQSPRSETTGKTTEQQLTTSGGQTLGPDHTNPLPPGQKEMPQAPGVEPAGTVVEPVGIAAMDQLLLQLREEVAAVWREKDAARGALSRPILEGALGTPRAEAAAAAWEKMEARLERVLVRLDRAKAGLQVKPAQESREGAPKAAPGSIRENEEKEKRSPGARGEPLGAPGGEQTPGGGLAKGQLEKEVSTLRLSNSNLLEELGELGRERQRLQRELQSLSQRLQCEFVPKPEAQVQLQQLRQSVGLLTDELAMEKEATEKLRKRLASQSSGLRGLWDCLPPDLVGKGSARSTVAEPLEELHACISTLVDRHHEAQQVLARLEEENQQLRGSLAPGGEPGVSSRAPASPQVAALEQDLGKLEEELRVVQATMSGKSQEIGKLKQLLYQATEEVAELRAREAASLRQHEKTRGSLVAQAQAWGQELKALLEKYNTACQEMGRLREAMAEERRRNGELAAQAAEQEQQAREMRGRSEQFEKTAELLKEKMEHLIGACRDKEAKIKELLKKLEQLSEEVLAVRGENARLVLQLQDYQKNHEEIISTYRNHLLNAARGYMEQDVYDILLRILSIEEE from the exons ATGAAGCGCATCTTCTCCTGCTCCAGCTCACAGGTGGCG GTGGAGAGATGGAATCGTCGTGATCAGAAGCTGCTGGAGGCAGTGCAGCGGGGGGACGTGGGACGCGTGGCTGCCCTTGCCTCCAGGAAGTCGGCCCGGCCCACCAAGCTAGACTCCAACGGCCAGTCCCC GTTTCATCTGGCAGCCTCCAAAGGCCTGACGGAGTGTCTGACCATACTGCTTGCAAATGGGGCTGACATCAACAGCAAGAATGAGGATG GAAGTACTGCCTTGCACTTGGCCACCATCTCCTGCCAGCCACAGTGTGTCAAGGTCCTGCTTCAG CATGGTGCTAATGAAGATGCTGTGGATGCAGAAAACCGTAGTCCATTGCACTGGGCAG cctcctctggcTGTGCCTCAAGTGTGCTCCTGCTGTGTGACCACGAAGCCTTCCTGGACGTGTTGGATAAC GATGGACGCACACCCCTGATGATCGCATCGCTGGGCGGCCACGCAGCTATCTGCTCACAGTTGCTGCAGAGAGGCGCCCGAGTCAATGTGACAGACAAGGATGACAA GTCGGCTTTGATCCTGGCCTGTGAGAAAGGCAGTGCTGAGGTGGCGGAACTGCTCCTGGGCCACGGAGCAGATGCAGGGGCAGTGGACAGGACGGGGCACGATGCTCTGCACTATGCTCTGCACACGCAGGACAAGGCACTGTGGAGGCTGCTACGGCAGGCCTTGAACCGGCGGCAGAGGGGCG GTCAAAGGCTAGTCCAATACCCAGATCTTGCATCTCAG GCCTCTCCATCTGAGCCCCAGCTAGGTTCTCCACCTAAGAGCCCATGGAGAGCAGAGCccgaggaggagcaggaggaagaggaggatgaagatCCATGCTCAGAGGAGTGGAAGTGGAAGTATGAAGAGGAGCAGAGGAAAGTTTCTCAGTTGGAGCAGGAGCTGATGCGCAAAACAGAGGAGTGTAAGACTCAAGCTGCGGCCTACCTGGGCCTAGAGAACCAGATTCGAGAGCAGGTACAGGAGCTGGGGCTCCTCCTATCCCAACAGCCTGCAGCTCCACGAAGGCGGGGCCCTAGTCTAAGGCCTGGCGGGGATGGCATGGAGCAGGGCTGTCCCCTGGACCTGCTGGTGGAGCATATACAAGAGctgaagaagcagcagcaggtagCAGCCACAGTCAACTCAACATTAGCTCCCAGGAAAGCTGAGGATTCAGCCCCAGGAGAGGTTCAATATGAAGTCCATGGAAGGTTCCAACCACAAGAACAGGGGCCACCCCAGAGCCCAAGGTCTGAGACCACTGGGAAAACCACAGAACAGCAACTGACCACCAGTGGGGGACAGACCCTTGGCCCTGATCATACTAACCCGTTGCCTCCTGGCCAGAAGGAGatgccccaggccccaggggttGAACCAGCAGGCACAGTGGTTGAACCAGTGGGCATAGCAGCCATGGACCAGCTTCTGCTACAACTAAGGGAAGAGGTGGCTGCAGTTTGGCGAGAAAAGGATGCTGCCCGGGGGGCTTTGTCAAGACCAATCCTAGAGGGAGCCCTGGGGACTCCCCGGGCTGAGGCTGCAGCAGCTGCCTGGGAGAAGATGGAGGCCCGGTTGGAGCGGGTGCTGGTGAGGCTGGATCGGGCAAAGGCAGGACTACAGGTGAAACCTGCCCAGGAGTCCCGAGAGGGAGCCCCAAAGGCAGCCCCAGGGAGCATCAGAGAGaatgaagagaaggagaagaggtCTCCTGGGGCTCGAGGAGAACCTCTAGGGGCCCCTGGAGGAGAACAGACCCCAGGAGGAGGCCTGGCAAAGGGACAGCTGGAGAAGGAAGTGTCAACACTGAGACTGAGCAACAGTAACTTGCTGGAGGAGTTGGGGGAGCTGGGACGGGAGCGCCAGAGGTTGCAGAGGGAGCTGCAGTCCCTGAGCCAGCGGTTACAATGCGAGTTTGTGCCCAAGCCAGAGGCACAGGTTCAGCTACAGCAGTTGCGGCAGAGTGTGGGGCTACTGACAGATGAACTGGCCATGGAGAAGGAGGCCACAGAGAAGCTGCGGAAGcgcctggcctcccagagcagtGGGCTTCGAGGGCTGTGGGACTGCCTGCCCCCAGATCTAGTGGGCAAGGGGAGCGCACGGAGCACAGTGGCCGAGCCCTTGGAGGAGCTGCATGCCTGCATCAGTACCCTGGTGGACCGGCACCATGAGGCCCAGCAGGTGCTGGCGCGGCTGGAGGAGGAAAACCAGCAGCTGCGGGGGTCCCTGGCCCCAGGTGGGGAGCCAGGCGTCTCCTCAAGGGCCCCAGCATCCCCCCAAGTGGCTGCTCTGGAGCAAGACCTGGGGAAGCTGGAGGAAGAGCTGCGGGTGGTTCAGGCCACGATGAGTGGGAAGAGCCAGGAGATCGGGAAGCTGAAGCAGCTGCTCTACCAAGCCActgaggaagtggcagagctgagggcCCGGGAGGCTGCCAGCCTGCGGCAACATGAGAAAACTCGGGGTTCGCTggtggcccaggcccaggcttGGGGTCAGGAGCTAAAGGCCCTGCTGGAAAAATATAACACAGCCTGCCAGGAAATGGGTCGGCTGCGGGAGGCCATGGCTGAGGAGCGCCGCAGGAACGGCGAGCTGGCTGCTCAGGCCGCTGAGCAGGAGCAACAGGCCAGAGAGATGCGCGGGCGATCGGAGCAGTTTGAGAAAACAGCCGAGCTGCTGAAAGAGAAGATGGAGCATCTCATTGGCGCTTGCCGGGACAAGGAGGCCAAG ATCAAGGAGCTGTTGAAGAAGCTGGAGCAGCTTTCAGAGGAGGTTCTAGCAGTTCGGGGAGAAAATGCTCGCCTTGTCCTGCAGCTGCAG GATTACCAGAAGAACCATGAAGAGATCATCTCCACCTATAGGAATCATCTGCTGAATGCTGCTCGG GGCTACATGGAACAGGATGTGTACGATATCCTACTGCGAATCCTCAGCATAGAAGAGGAGTGA